In Niallia sp. FSL W8-0635, one genomic interval encodes:
- a CDS encoding cytochrome c biogenesis protein, which yields MQDIFMTRLHEFTIILYALSVLFYFFDFMHNNQRANRIAFWLLLFVWVLQSSFLIIYIVEMQRFPILTIIEGLYFYSWILVIFSLVINKWLKIDFIVFFTNVLGFAIMAIHTFAPARDSALHAEQVVSELLFIHVTAAILAYGMFTISFIFSVLYCIQYDLLKKKKWGKRVMRIADLAKLEHIAYLLSVFGVPLLLIGLILGIQWAIIQRPDFHWYDPKIISSFIVLFIYSCFLYLRVSQRLRGKNIALLNIASFFIMLINFFLVGNFSNFHY from the coding sequence ATGCAGGATATTTTTATGACTAGACTTCATGAATTCACGATTATTCTTTATGCGTTATCTGTGCTATTTTATTTTTTTGATTTTATGCATAATAACCAGAGAGCAAATCGAATAGCTTTCTGGTTACTTTTATTTGTCTGGGTTTTACAATCATCCTTTTTAATCATTTATATTGTAGAGATGCAACGGTTTCCGATTCTAACAATCATAGAAGGACTTTACTTTTACTCATGGATATTGGTTATCTTTTCGCTGGTGATAAATAAGTGGTTGAAAATTGATTTTATTGTTTTTTTTACCAATGTCCTTGGATTTGCTATCATGGCCATCCATACATTTGCCCCTGCACGTGATTCTGCACTACATGCAGAGCAAGTTGTTTCAGAGTTATTATTTATTCATGTGACTGCAGCAATATTAGCTTATGGAATGTTTACCATTTCTTTTATTTTTTCTGTCCTTTATTGCATACAATATGATTTATTAAAAAAGAAAAAATGGGGAAAGCGCGTAATGCGGATTGCAGATTTAGCAAAATTAGAACATATAGCTTACCTATTAAGCGTCTTTGGTGTACCATTGTTATTAATTGGATTAATACTTGGTATTCAATGGGCGATTATTCAAAGACCAGATTTTCATTGGTATGATCCGAAAATTATTAGCTCTTTTATCGTGCTATTCATCTATAGTTGTTTTTTGTATTTACGTGTTTCACAAAGATTAAGAGGAAAAAATATTGCTCTCTTAAATATCGCTAGTTTTTTTATCATGCTAATTAATTTTTTTTTAGTAGGCAATTTTTCAAACTTTCATTATTAA
- the hemC gene encoding hydroxymethylbilane synthase, translating into MRKIIVGSRKSKLAITQTNWVINQLKKLDSSFEFEVKEVVTKGDVVLDVTLSKVGGKGLFVKEIEQSMLDKEIDIAVHSMKDMPAELPKGLTIGCIPEREDYRDALISKNHIPLKDLREGAIVGTSSLRRGAQLLAVRPDLEIKWIRGNIDTRLNKLETEEYDAIILAAAGLARMGWTSDVVTEFLEPEVCLPAVGQGALAIECREDDKEVLELLSKLSDQNTTRTVYAERAFLKRMEGGCQVPIAGFAQVKEEEVALTALVISPDGKQIYKEEVLGKNPVEVGEQAAAILTEKGAKALIDQLKEDNIIDG; encoded by the coding sequence ATGCGTAAAATAATTGTTGGATCAAGGAAAAGTAAGCTAGCTATTACTCAAACAAATTGGGTAATTAATCAGCTTAAGAAATTAGATTCTTCCTTTGAATTTGAAGTAAAGGAAGTAGTGACAAAAGGTGATGTGGTTCTAGATGTCACTTTGTCCAAGGTTGGCGGCAAAGGACTATTTGTTAAAGAAATAGAACAGAGTATGCTAGATAAAGAAATTGATATTGCAGTCCACAGTATGAAAGATATGCCTGCTGAACTTCCGAAGGGATTAACAATTGGATGTATTCCAGAGCGTGAGGATTATCGAGATGCTTTAATCAGTAAGAATCATATTCCTTTAAAAGATCTAAGAGAAGGTGCGATTGTTGGGACAAGCAGTTTACGTAGAGGTGCTCAATTGCTTGCTGTTAGACCAGATCTGGAAATTAAGTGGATTCGCGGAAATATTGATACACGTCTTAACAAGCTTGAAACAGAAGAATATGACGCCATTATCTTAGCTGCTGCTGGATTAGCAAGAATGGGATGGACAAGCGACGTAGTCACAGAATTTCTAGAGCCAGAAGTATGCTTACCTGCAGTAGGGCAAGGTGCGCTTGCTATTGAATGTCGAGAAGATGATAAAGAAGTGTTAGAGCTTCTAAGTAAGTTATCTGATCAGAATACGACTCGCACAGTATACGCAGAAAGAGCATTTTTGAAACGAATGGAAGGTGGCTGTCAAGTTCCAATCGCAGGATTTGCACAAGTAAAAGAAGAAGAAGTGGCTTTAACGGCATTAGTCATTTCACCTGATGGGAAACAAATCTACAAGGAAGAAGTTTTAGGTAAAAATCCTGTAGAAGTTGGGGAACAAGCGGCAGCGATTTTAACAGAGAAGGGTGCGAAAGCATTGATTGATCAGTTAAAAGAGGACAATATTATAGATGGCTAA
- a CDS encoding uroporphyrinogen-III synthase, which yields MANLLLGKKILVPRSKKQASVLSKKISDLGGIPIEVPLIAFREKQLLDEVIESLKQQAFDWLVFTSYNGVAAFFEELKRLDIVLTAKIAVIGEKTKTTVSYYGYQADFIPSEYVAEQFVEEFVSNLEKGQQILLVKGNRSREYLAEELKEAGFQVKEAVLYETYFPNESEELLVEELNKNDLDVLLFTSSSTAHHFMQIINKYHLVDKLGDCMVFSIGPITTETLENYGLHVTLTAKPYTTESILNHLVQYLTNEHGGKKHG from the coding sequence ATGGCTAATCTGCTGCTTGGGAAAAAAATTCTCGTTCCCCGCTCAAAAAAACAAGCGAGTGTGCTATCCAAGAAAATTTCTGACTTAGGTGGAATTCCTATTGAAGTACCGCTAATTGCGTTCCGAGAAAAACAACTTCTTGATGAAGTGATTGAATCATTAAAGCAACAAGCTTTTGATTGGCTTGTCTTTACTAGTTACAATGGAGTTGCGGCTTTTTTTGAAGAATTAAAAAGATTAGATATTGTTCTTACTGCGAAAATCGCAGTAATTGGTGAAAAAACGAAGACTACTGTTTCTTATTATGGATATCAGGCTGATTTTATTCCCTCAGAATATGTTGCCGAACAGTTTGTCGAAGAGTTTGTTTCTAATCTTGAAAAAGGTCAGCAAATACTGCTTGTAAAAGGAAATAGGTCAAGAGAATACTTAGCTGAGGAATTGAAAGAAGCGGGCTTTCAAGTGAAGGAAGCTGTATTATATGAAACGTATTTTCCGAATGAAAGCGAAGAACTGCTTGTGGAGGAATTAAATAAAAATGATTTAGATGTATTGCTTTTTACTAGTTCTTCCACGGCACACCATTTTATGCAAATTATTAATAAATATCATTTAGTAGATAAACTTGGAGATTGTATGGTCTTTAGTATAGGACCGATAACGACTGAAACATTGGAAAACTATGGATTACATGTAACGCTTACAGCAAAGCCATATACGACAGAAAGTATTCTAAATCATTTAGTGCAGTACTTAACAAATGAACATGGGGGTAAGAAACATGGTTGA